The following are encoded in a window of Bacillus xiapuensis genomic DNA:
- a CDS encoding sporulation YhaL family protein, whose protein sequence is MTFPIWMYIVVVGIFFSAFMTVKTSRAERKAEMDIIEQEGQVYIQRMEREKEFKMKN, encoded by the coding sequence ATGACATTTCCCATTTGGATGTATATCGTAGTAGTAGGCATTTTTTTCAGCGCATTTATGACGGTGAAAACGTCCAGAGCCGAAAGGAAGGCAGAGATGGACATCATCGAGCAGGAAGGGCAGGTTTATATTCAAAGAATGGAGAGAGAAAAAGAATTCAAAATGAAAAACTGA
- a CDS encoding ABC transporter permease: MNSFWIMLSQSYINKFKTKAFILTTVIVAIVIAAGANMEKIVSLFDDGEKEPRIAVIDESGTLYEPLKQQLKQQSVDIKLIPAVQKKESQLKDEIEADKLEGYIVLKRDEASLPQATYKAQSIAQSNISADLKQALQNVKTKEVATKLELTPEEMALWSAPVDLKKVALDKGAKSEEELMQAQSLIYVLLFFIYISVIIYANMIASEVAIEKSSRVMEILISSVSPVKQMFAKIIGIGLLGITQMAVWLLVAYLTLSRQSDESFVHLLGLSSVPVSMIVYAVVFFVLGYFLYATIAALLGSLVSRLEDVQQMMLPLTILVMIGFFISMYGLGNPESSVITFTSYVPFFTPMIMFVRIGLLSIPVWEVAAGIGILIMSIALFGLFGARVYQGGVLMYGKSNSLKDIKKAIQLSKQNR; this comes from the coding sequence ATGAATAGCTTCTGGATTATGCTTTCGCAATCTTATATAAATAAATTTAAAACAAAGGCATTTATTTTAACGACGGTGATTGTGGCTATTGTGATCGCTGCGGGAGCAAACATGGAAAAAATCGTTTCACTTTTCGATGATGGAGAAAAAGAACCGAGGATTGCGGTTATAGATGAGAGCGGCACCTTGTATGAGCCGCTTAAACAGCAGCTTAAGCAGCAGTCGGTTGACATTAAACTTATCCCAGCTGTCCAGAAGAAAGAGAGCCAGCTAAAAGATGAAATAGAAGCAGATAAACTAGAGGGGTACATCGTATTAAAAAGAGATGAAGCGAGTTTGCCGCAAGCTACATACAAAGCGCAAAGTATAGCTCAAAGCAATATTTCTGCCGATCTGAAGCAGGCTCTGCAAAATGTGAAGACGAAAGAGGTCGCCACGAAGCTGGAGTTAACGCCGGAAGAAATGGCTCTTTGGAGTGCGCCGGTTGACCTGAAAAAGGTGGCTTTAGACAAAGGGGCTAAGTCAGAGGAAGAGCTGATGCAAGCTCAATCGCTCATCTATGTTTTATTATTCTTTATTTATATTTCCGTCATTATATATGCAAATATGATTGCTTCTGAGGTAGCCATTGAAAAGTCTTCAAGAGTAATGGAAATCTTAATTTCAAGCGTATCACCTGTTAAGCAGATGTTTGCCAAGATCATCGGGATAGGTCTGCTTGGCATCACCCAAATGGCCGTTTGGCTGCTCGTCGCCTATCTCACCCTCAGCCGCCAATCGGATGAATCGTTTGTTCATTTGCTCGGTCTGTCTTCCGTTCCCGTTTCCATGATCGTGTACGCAGTTGTTTTCTTCGTACTTGGTTATTTCTTGTACGCCACGATTGCCGCTTTGCTCGGATCATTAGTGAGCCGGCTGGAAGACGTTCAGCAGATGATGCTGCCATTAACGATCCTTGTGATGATCGGCTTCTTCATTTCCATGTACGGTCTTGGCAATCCTGAGTCTTCGGTGATTACCTTTACCTCTTACGTGCCGTTTTTTACGCCGATGATTATGTTCGTCCGCATCGGGCTGCTATCGATTCCGGTGTGGGAAGTGGCAGCGGGCATCGGCATTTTAATCATGTCCATTGCTTTATTCGGCCTGTTTGGCGCCCGCGTGTACCAAGGAGGCGTTCTAATGTACGGCAAATCGAATTCGCTGAAAGATATTAAAAAAGCGATCCAATTATCAAAACAGAACAGATAA
- a CDS encoding metal-sensitive transcriptional regulator, translating into MDYNRDIKNRLRRIEGQIRGVIKMMEEEKHCKEVVTQLSAVRSAVDRSIGLIVAKNLEGCIREANEKGQNAEEAIQEAVNMIVKSR; encoded by the coding sequence ATGGATTATAATCGTGATATAAAAAACAGGCTCCGGCGGATTGAAGGACAGATTCGGGGAGTGATTAAAATGATGGAAGAAGAGAAGCATTGCAAAGAAGTCGTCACTCAGCTATCTGCGGTCCGCTCGGCAGTCGATCGCTCGATTGGCTTGATTGTTGCGAAAAATCTTGAAGGCTGCATCCGCGAAGCGAATGAAAAGGGACAAAATGCGGAAGAAGCCATTCAAGAAGCGGTCAATATGATTGTTAAAAGCAGATAA
- the yhaM gene encoding 3'-5' exoribonuclease YhaM codes for MAHGITHYEAGQSVECFLLIKSATRSIAVNGNPYLTLILQDKSGDIEAKLWDAKEETEKLYQPQTIVKVTGEIQNYRGRMQLKIRQIRPSNPKDDVQISQFIETAPMKQEEMTEVITQYIFEMKNPHIQRMTRFLLKKHYAEFLEYPAATKNHHEFVSGLAYHVVSMLRLAKSIAELYPSLNRDLLYAGVILHDLGKVIELSGPISTSYTAEGNLLGHISIMVTEIGKAAEELGIAGEEVMILQHIVLSHHGKAEWGSPKPPMVKEAEVLHYIDNLDAKMNMLDRVLERTKPGEFSERVFALDNRSFYKPSFSS; via the coding sequence ATGGCTCATGGCATTACTCATTATGAAGCCGGACAGAGCGTTGAATGTTTTTTATTAATTAAGTCTGCCACCAGAAGCATCGCTGTCAATGGAAATCCTTATTTAACGCTTATACTGCAGGATAAGAGTGGAGATATTGAAGCGAAGCTCTGGGATGCAAAAGAAGAAACAGAAAAGCTGTATCAGCCGCAAACGATCGTAAAAGTTACGGGAGAAATTCAAAATTACCGCGGCCGGATGCAATTGAAAATTCGCCAAATCCGGCCATCGAACCCTAAGGATGACGTACAAATCAGCCAGTTCATTGAAACGGCGCCGATGAAACAAGAAGAAATGACAGAAGTCATTACTCAATATATTTTTGAAATGAAAAACCCGCATATTCAAAGAATGACCCGTTTTCTGCTGAAGAAACATTACGCGGAGTTTTTAGAATATCCCGCGGCTACGAAGAATCACCATGAGTTTGTTTCCGGCTTAGCGTATCATGTGGTTTCCATGCTTCGCCTGGCCAAGTCGATTGCGGAGCTGTACCCGTCGCTCAACCGCGATTTGCTGTATGCGGGAGTCATTTTGCATGATTTGGGAAAGGTGATTGAGCTATCTGGACCTATATCGACCTCTTATACAGCGGAGGGGAATTTGCTTGGACATATTTCGATTATGGTGACGGAAATCGGCAAGGCGGCAGAAGAGCTGGGGATTGCCGGGGAAGAAGTGATGATATTGCAGCATATTGTGCTGTCGCATCACGGGAAGGCCGAATGGGGAAGTCCAAAGCCGCCGATGGTAAAGGAAGCGGAAGTTCTTCATTATATCGACAATTTAGATGCGAAAATGAATATGCTCGACCGCGTGCTGGAGCGCACGAAGCCAGGCGAGTTTTCAGAGCGGGTATTTGCTCTTGACAATCGTTCGTTCTATAAGCCGAGCTTTTCATCCTAA
- a CDS encoding coproporphyrinogen III oxidase: MSVLITIKGLNDERYERPLQLIANLFFEETVIQMDGHEGGLEVEFALKEKQDVTATAVLTEKETGKQYKASYSKAIDAAQEKAYFKQVKMIVSHVYLEVLQHYTGIRQKWGILTGVRPTKLLHKQNRAGVPAKEAHRQLQENYLITPEKTDLMQRILERQLTIVPDLYDIGKEVSIYIGIPFCPTKCAYCTFPAFAIQGKQGRVASFLSGLHYEMTAIGEWLKNKGIQITTVYYGGGTPTAITAEEMDELYALMYEVFPDVEQIREITVEAGRPDTITAEKLKVLNKWNIDRISINPQSYTQETLKAIGRHHTVEETIDKYHLARSNGMNNINMDLIIGLPGEGTAEFAHSLAETEKLMPESLTVHTLSFKRASEMTQNKEKYKVADRGEVEEMMRMAEQWTQANGYVPYYLYRQKNILGNLENVGYAMPGQESIYNIVIMEEVQTIIGIGCGAASKFIDPKTGKIEHFANPKDPKTYNERFEEYTNKKIAILNQLFD, encoded by the coding sequence ATGAGTGTGTTAATTACTATAAAAGGATTGAATGATGAACGGTACGAGCGGCCGCTTCAGCTGATCGCCAATCTGTTTTTTGAAGAAACGGTTATTCAGATGGATGGCCATGAGGGAGGGCTGGAAGTCGAGTTTGCACTGAAAGAAAAGCAAGATGTCACGGCGACGGCCGTGTTAACTGAGAAAGAAACAGGTAAGCAATACAAGGCAAGCTACAGCAAAGCGATTGATGCTGCACAAGAAAAAGCTTACTTCAAGCAAGTCAAAATGATCGTCTCTCACGTGTATTTAGAGGTGCTTCAGCATTACACCGGCATCAGACAGAAATGGGGCATCCTGACCGGCGTGCGCCCGACGAAATTGCTTCATAAGCAGAATCGCGCCGGTGTGCCTGCGAAAGAAGCCCATCGACAGCTGCAAGAAAACTATTTAATCACCCCGGAAAAGACCGATCTTATGCAGCGGATTTTAGAACGCCAGCTGACGATCGTTCCGGATCTTTATGATATCGGGAAAGAAGTTAGCATTTATATCGGCATCCCTTTTTGTCCAACGAAGTGCGCGTATTGCACGTTTCCCGCTTTTGCTATTCAAGGCAAGCAAGGGAGAGTCGCTTCGTTTTTAAGCGGGCTGCATTATGAAATGACGGCAATCGGAGAATGGCTGAAGAATAAAGGAATCCAAATTACGACTGTATATTACGGAGGCGGCACGCCAACGGCTATTACGGCAGAAGAAATGGACGAACTGTATGCGCTGATGTATGAGGTGTTTCCTGATGTGGAACAGATCCGCGAGATAACAGTAGAAGCGGGGCGTCCGGATACGATTACAGCTGAAAAGCTAAAGGTATTAAATAAATGGAATATTGACCGTATCAGTATAAATCCGCAATCCTATACGCAGGAAACCCTTAAGGCGATCGGGCGCCATCACACAGTGGAAGAGACCATTGACAAGTATCATCTTGCCCGATCCAATGGGATGAACAATATTAATATGGACTTAATTATTGGATTGCCGGGCGAGGGAACGGCGGAGTTTGCCCATTCGCTTGCAGAAACGGAAAAATTAATGCCTGAATCGTTAACCGTGCACACTCTGTCTTTTAAACGGGCTTCTGAAATGACGCAAAACAAGGAAAAATACAAAGTGGCTGACCGGGGAGAAGTCGAAGAAATGATGAGGATGGCCGAGCAGTGGACGCAAGCGAACGGATATGTGCCGTACTATTTGTATCGCCAAAAAAACATTTTGGGAAATCTTGAAAACGTCGGCTATGCCATGCCCGGTCAAGAAAGCATCTACAATATCGTCATAATGGAAGAAGTGCAAACCATTATCGGCATCGGCTGCGGGGCCGCCAGCAAGTTCATTGATCCAAAAACAGGAAAGATCGAGCATTTTGCCAACCCGAAAGATCCGAAAACGTACAATGAACGCTTTGAGGAGTACACGAATAAAAAAATCGCTATTCTTAATCAATTATTTGATTGA
- a CDS encoding HAD family hydrolase, with amino-acid sequence MVYRLLAMNTDGTFLDHKGRVTKATKQAIEYAHKKKIAILLYSGREYSVVKRLAKALHPSCSLAAHNGAYIASDLDKPIFIQRIPEDCAFDITQFLEAFDCRIVLENESFSVSNKGRLPKTLIKKNIWQRTQKFLYSQYFVESLVEHLMEERISPLSIHVEFYKKEDREEALQALRNMFNEAAFHSKDHNQIQINSKGVSKWNSIMYAAERQGISRSEIAVIGAEADDAEAVQQAGIGIAMGNAHESVKAAADWITRTSDEEGIAYVIKELFRHQQRMAVEEMSKLD; translated from the coding sequence ATGGTTTATCGATTGCTGGCAATGAATACAGACGGAACTTTTTTGGATCATAAGGGCCGTGTGACGAAAGCGACTAAGCAGGCCATTGAGTACGCTCATAAAAAGAAAATAGCGATTCTTTTATATTCAGGGCGAGAATATTCGGTTGTTAAAAGGTTGGCTAAGGCTTTGCATCCTTCTTGCAGTCTTGCGGCTCACAACGGGGCTTATATTGCATCAGATCTCGATAAACCGATATTTATTCAGCGCATTCCAGAAGATTGCGCATTCGATATCACTCAATTTTTAGAAGCGTTTGACTGCCGCATTGTATTAGAGAACGAAAGCTTTTCTGTAAGCAATAAAGGCCGTCTGCCTAAAACATTAATAAAGAAAAATATTTGGCAGCGCACACAGAAATTTCTTTACTCACAGTACTTTGTCGAATCGCTAGTGGAGCATTTAATGGAAGAACGGATTTCTCCATTATCCATTCATGTTGAATTTTATAAGAAGGAAGATAGAGAGGAAGCGCTCCAAGCATTAAGAAATATGTTTAACGAGGCGGCGTTCCACAGCAAAGATCATAACCAAATTCAAATAAATTCAAAGGGTGTTTCCAAGTGGAACAGCATTATGTATGCAGCAGAGAGACAGGGAATCAGCCGTTCAGAAATAGCAGTCATCGGGGCAGAAGCCGATGATGCGGAAGCTGTACAGCAAGCGGGTATCGGAATTGCGATGGGAAATGCCCATGAAAGCGTAAAAGCGGCAGCCGATTGGATTACGAGGACGAGTGATGAAGAGGGGATTGCATATGTCATTAAAGAGTTATTTAGACATCAGCAGCGAATGGCTGTTGAGGAAATGAGCAAGCTGGATTAA
- a CDS encoding alpha/beta-type small acid-soluble spore protein, with protein MTNSNRSNNSNQLLVPGAQQAIDQMKYEIASEFGVQLGPDATSRSNGSVGGEITKRLVSMAQQQMNGFQQQ; from the coding sequence ATGACAAATTCAAACCGCAGCAACAATAGCAACCAACTTCTAGTGCCAGGAGCACAACAAGCAATCGACCAAATGAAATATGAAATCGCTTCTGAATTTGGCGTTCAGCTTGGACCAGATGCAACTTCTCGCTCTAACGGTTCTGTTGGTGGAGAAATCACAAAGCGCCTAGTATCTATGGCTCAGCAACAAATGAACGGTTTCCAACAACAATAA
- a CDS encoding DUF3267 domain-containing protein, producing the protein MKCWRTFDFEKRYGFNKIMIFSFLLMMIFFSFSFAFMQSMYSETLYSAYFELFLIGLLAVYPLHKLVHILPVWRCLGHIKLKYKIKFFCLPVLFLNIKKPIPKKQFILCLLLPFFIINPALLICGSLLPHYMHYFTMLAAVHTGICALDFLYVKALVTSPKYAVIEEHDHGYEILIPQ; encoded by the coding sequence ATGAAATGTTGGCGTACATTTGATTTCGAAAAAAGATACGGTTTTAATAAAATCATGATTTTTTCCTTTTTGCTGATGATGATATTTTTCTCTTTCAGCTTTGCCTTTATGCAGTCGATGTATTCAGAAACATTGTACTCAGCTTACTTTGAACTGTTTCTCATTGGCTTGCTCGCGGTGTACCCGCTTCATAAGCTGGTGCATATTCTGCCGGTGTGGCGCTGTTTGGGACATATAAAGCTGAAATATAAAATAAAATTCTTTTGTTTGCCGGTTCTGTTTCTTAACATTAAAAAGCCGATTCCTAAAAAACAGTTCATCCTATGCTTACTTCTGCCCTTTTTCATTATTAATCCTGCATTGCTCATCTGCGGCAGCCTCCTCCCGCACTATATGCATTACTTTACCATGCTGGCTGCTGTTCACACGGGAATTTGCGCTCTTGATTTTCTTTACGTCAAGGCGCTCGTCACTTCTCCTAAATACGCGGTCATCGAGGAGCATGACCATGGATACGAAATCCTGATTCCGCAATAA
- a CDS encoding DUF445 domain-containing protein, whose translation MNVLFLIIFMVTIGAVIGAVTNSIAIRMLFRPYRPIHIGKWKLPFTPGLIPKRRGELADQLGKMVAEYLLTPDSIERKLSHPDFQKEAVLFLQQEAKQLLAADKTIGELLEAVHVEEPAQKTEQWLDQWIERKYKSIKQSCMNQTVRESLPAEWTEKMEKKIPQISEYILEKGIDYFSSWDGQQRIKKMTDDFLANWGKLGSMLQMVLGNTSLEEKIQPEIIKFLRNPGTKELLDTLLADEWKKILDWKWGYIFSQFSDEKALAKGKAFMIRQLDIPSFFQRPVSELLKPFEERMIRDAIPALVDKGIPFAASRIPAVMEKLHIADIVRQQVESFSIERLEEMVLEISRRELKMITFLGGVLGGAIGLIQGIVVGLFG comes from the coding sequence ATGAATGTTCTTTTTTTAATAATATTTATGGTCACGATTGGCGCTGTGATCGGAGCGGTAACCAATTCGATTGCCATTAGAATGTTATTTCGCCCGTATCGTCCTATACATATAGGAAAATGGAAGCTGCCGTTTACTCCGGGGCTCATTCCAAAGAGAAGAGGGGAGCTGGCCGATCAGCTAGGTAAGATGGTGGCTGAGTATTTGCTGACTCCAGACAGCATAGAGCGCAAATTGAGCCATCCGGATTTTCAGAAGGAGGCCGTATTATTCTTGCAGCAGGAGGCCAAGCAGCTGCTTGCCGCGGACAAAACAATCGGAGAGCTGCTCGAGGCGGTGCATGTCGAGGAGCCGGCGCAGAAAACAGAGCAGTGGCTGGACCAATGGATAGAGCGAAAATACAAAAGCATAAAACAATCCTGCATGAATCAAACCGTCAGGGAATCGCTTCCTGCCGAGTGGACAGAAAAGATGGAGAAAAAGATCCCGCAAATTTCCGAATACATTCTCGAAAAAGGAATTGATTATTTTTCCAGCTGGGATGGGCAGCAAAGAATCAAGAAGATGACGGATGACTTTCTGGCGAATTGGGGCAAACTTGGCAGTATGCTGCAAATGGTTCTGGGCAATACGTCGCTTGAGGAGAAAATTCAGCCCGAAATTATCAAGTTTCTCAGAAATCCCGGGACGAAAGAGCTTTTGGATACACTGCTTGCAGATGAATGGAAGAAGATTCTTGATTGGAAATGGGGCTATATTTTCAGCCAGTTTTCCGATGAGAAAGCGCTGGCTAAGGGCAAAGCCTTTATGATTCGCCAGCTTGATATTCCGTCGTTCTTTCAGCGGCCAGTTTCAGAGCTGCTCAAGCCTTTTGAAGAAAGAATGATCAGAGACGCCATTCCTGCCCTTGTAGACAAAGGAATTCCTTTTGCGGCTTCCCGCATTCCGGCTGTGATGGAGAAATTGCATATAGCGGATATCGTGCGCCAGCAGGTTGAATCTTTTTCCATTGAACGTCTGGAAGAAATGGTATTAGAAATTTCCCGGCGGGAGCTCAAGATGATCACTTTTCTAGGCGGGGTGCTTGGAGGAGCAATTGGTTTGATCCAAGGGATTGTTGTCGGATTATTTGGGTAA
- a CDS encoding YlbF family regulator codes for METNLYDLAYELEKGLRQSAELAQLKQLYKEVNDDQEAHAIFSNFREIQMRLQEKQMTGQEITEEEVQQAQKTVAIVQQHDKISKLMEAEQKMSMTIAELNKIMMKPLEEMYGPGAN; via the coding sequence ATGGAAACTAATTTATATGACCTGGCGTATGAACTGGAGAAGGGGCTGCGTCAAAGCGCTGAATTGGCACAGCTGAAGCAGCTGTATAAAGAGGTAAATGATGATCAGGAAGCTCATGCGATATTTTCTAATTTCCGTGAGATTCAAATGCGCCTTCAGGAAAAGCAAATGACCGGCCAGGAGATCACCGAGGAAGAAGTGCAGCAAGCTCAGAAAACCGTTGCGATTGTCCAGCAGCATGATAAGATTTCGAAATTGATGGAAGCTGAGCAAAAAATGAGCATGACGATTGCTGAATTGAACAAGATTATGATGAAGCCGCTAGAAGAAATGTACGGACCTGGAGCAAACTAA
- a CDS encoding ABC transporter ATP-binding protein, whose amino-acid sequence MLILDHVTKRYGDFTAVNNLSLEIPERELFGFLGANGAGKTTTFRMILGLMKETEGSIRWNDGPIHYGTSAEIGYLPEERGLYPKMKVKEQIVYLARLRGMDKKEAAKETDRWLERFHIPDYEGKKVEELSKGNQQKIQFIASVVHKPKLLILDEPFSGLDPINVELLKQAVLDLKERGTTIVFSSHRMEHVEELCEHLCIMHRGQPVVHGNLREIKRSFGKKNVSVQADFDVSYLANTPGVLQAKKTAEGIVLQIAEEEISQRILTELQGKGFIKKFELEEPSLNDIFIEKAGASYE is encoded by the coding sequence ATGCTAATTTTGGATCATGTTACAAAAAGATATGGGGATTTCACAGCTGTAAATAATTTATCACTGGAAATTCCAGAACGGGAGCTCTTTGGCTTTTTAGGAGCCAATGGAGCAGGAAAAACAACAACTTTTCGAATGATTTTAGGTTTAATGAAGGAAACAGAGGGAAGCATTCGCTGGAATGACGGGCCGATTCATTATGGTACGAGTGCGGAGATCGGTTATTTGCCGGAGGAAAGAGGACTGTATCCGAAGATGAAGGTGAAGGAGCAAATTGTTTATTTAGCACGTTTGCGCGGCATGGACAAAAAAGAAGCGGCCAAAGAAACGGATCGGTGGCTGGAAAGATTTCATATTCCTGACTACGAGGGTAAGAAGGTAGAAGAGCTGTCAAAAGGGAACCAGCAGAAGATTCAATTTATCGCTTCAGTTGTACATAAGCCGAAGCTGCTTATTCTGGATGAACCGTTTAGCGGTCTTGACCCGATCAATGTGGAGTTGTTAAAACAAGCGGTTCTTGATTTAAAGGAACGCGGAACGACGATTGTGTTTTCAAGCCATCGAATGGAGCATGTGGAGGAATTATGCGAGCATTTATGTATCATGCACCGCGGACAGCCGGTCGTGCACGGCAATCTCCGGGAAATTAAGCGCTCATTCGGCAAAAAGAATGTCAGCGTCCAAGCGGATTTTGATGTCAGCTATTTAGCGAATACTCCCGGCGTGCTGCAGGCTAAGAAAACGGCTGAGGGAATCGTGCTGCAAATTGCAGAAGAAGAGATATCACAGCGTATTTTAACGGAGCTTCAGGGAAAGGGATTTATTAAAAAGTTTGAACTTGAAGAACCGTCTTTAAACGATATTTTCATAGAAAAGGCAGGTGCTTCTTATGAATAG
- a CDS encoding YhzD family protein codes for MPLYKLTVFENSGKKLLDEGFEAANDGEAKTKGQELLHKHAYENYTYRCTSSLGQLLLFHV; via the coding sequence TTGCCACTGTATAAGCTGACTGTATTTGAAAACAGCGGAAAGAAACTGCTGGATGAAGGTTTTGAAGCCGCCAATGATGGCGAAGCGAAAACCAAAGGCCAAGAACTGCTGCACAAGCATGCCTACGAAAACTATACCTATCGCTGCACATCCTCCTTAGGCCAATTACTGCTGTTTCACGTATAA
- a CDS encoding peptidylprolyl isomerase has product MKKWILSISLAAGAVGLAGCGADGNVVATSKAGDVTQKELYEAMKEKYSPQMEQALQELMYKNVLSEKYEISDKEVDKELKKAKEQLGSQYDAFLAQYNLNDESFKDFLELELMRKKLATSDIKVSDKELKEYYDKWQAPVKVRHILVKDEKQAKEVKDKLAKGAKFEEVAKEHSSDPGSAQKGGDLGWIDNQGRQQFVPEFTKALAELKVNQVSEPVKSEFGYHIIEVMDKKEKKPFKELKDQLAEELKASKVDPAATQKKLEKELKAADVKVEDKDLKGAFESPEAPAQGKPKEEK; this is encoded by the coding sequence ATGAAAAAGTGGATACTGTCTATTTCTTTAGCGGCGGGGGCAGTCGGCCTTGCTGGATGCGGCGCAGACGGTAATGTCGTCGCTACCTCAAAAGCTGGAGATGTAACCCAAAAAGAATTGTATGAAGCGATGAAGGAAAAATATTCACCGCAAATGGAACAGGCGCTTCAAGAACTGATGTACAAGAACGTCTTGTCCGAAAAATATGAGATATCGGATAAAGAAGTAGATAAGGAACTGAAGAAAGCGAAGGAACAATTAGGTTCACAATATGACGCTTTCCTCGCACAATATAATCTGAATGATGAAAGCTTCAAAGACTTTTTAGAACTGGAATTAATGCGCAAAAAGCTTGCGACTTCGGATATTAAAGTGTCAGATAAAGAACTGAAGGAATACTATGACAAATGGCAGGCACCCGTTAAAGTGCGCCATATTCTAGTGAAGGATGAAAAGCAGGCGAAGGAAGTCAAGGATAAGCTTGCAAAAGGCGCTAAATTCGAAGAGGTTGCAAAAGAGCACTCATCCGATCCGGGCTCTGCTCAAAAAGGCGGAGATCTCGGCTGGATTGATAATCAAGGACGCCAGCAATTTGTTCCTGAATTCACGAAAGCTTTAGCTGAACTAAAGGTAAATCAAGTAAGCGAACCCGTTAAATCAGAATTTGGCTACCACATTATTGAAGTCATGGACAAAAAAGAGAAAAAACCGTTTAAAGAGCTGAAAGATCAATTGGCAGAAGAACTGAAAGCATCGAAAGTCGACCCGGCTGCTACACAGAAAAAGCTTGAAAAAGAATTAAAAGCAGCAGATGTAAAAGTGGAAGATAAAGATTTAAAAGGCGCTTTTGAAAGTCCGGAAGCTCCGGCTCAAGGCAAACCGAAAGAAGAAAAATAA
- a CDS encoding MFS transporter, whose product MDKTEQGLKQNKGPLLLLSFNLFIIMVGIGLVIPILPFYVEKFGAGARTLGALIAVYSFMQFIFAPLWGRLSDKIGRKPLITAGLIGFAVSEFLFAFASSIWLLFAARILAGGFGSALMPTAMAYVSDVTSDEDRGKGMGIMGAAMGLGIVIGPGIGGWLAEYDLSYPFIFAGIAASVAAVVSVLILPESYSPEQRAIDAERNRAESSSSRIEKLKQTMRSPAGFLLLLVFLLSFGLANFQSIFGYYSWERYGYGPKEVGLIMLIIGLIGTLVQGAGVGRITKKFGDQRTVLGSLLLSAVGFILMTLANSFAGVLVTTGIFFIGNSLLRPSVNSLLSKQAGPQQGYIMGLNNSFLSLGNVAGPLAAGGLFEWNLHLPYMFGAAIMLFGFSLTYRWAKQHSQEAVH is encoded by the coding sequence ATGGATAAAACAGAACAAGGTCTCAAGCAAAATAAAGGGCCGCTGCTTTTGCTCAGCTTTAATTTGTTTATCATTATGGTTGGAATTGGTCTTGTGATTCCGATTTTGCCTTTTTATGTGGAGAAATTTGGGGCAGGAGCGCGAACGCTCGGAGCACTGATCGCCGTGTATTCATTTATGCAATTTATTTTTGCTCCGCTGTGGGGAAGGCTGTCCGACAAGATTGGCCGCAAACCGCTCATTACGGCTGGTTTAATCGGTTTCGCCGTTTCTGAATTTCTATTCGCTTTTGCTTCTAGCATTTGGCTGCTCTTTGCGGCACGCATTTTAGCTGGTGGCTTCGGTTCCGCTTTAATGCCAACGGCAATGGCTTATGTGTCCGATGTAACTTCCGATGAAGACCGCGGAAAAGGCATGGGAATTATGGGCGCAGCGATGGGGCTGGGAATTGTAATCGGGCCCGGTATTGGCGGATGGCTTGCAGAATATGATTTATCATATCCGTTTATTTTTGCCGGCATCGCAGCATCTGTGGCAGCGGTTGTCTCCGTTTTGATTTTGCCGGAATCCTATTCGCCTGAGCAGCGGGCGATAGATGCTGAAAGGAATAGAGCGGAATCATCTTCCAGCCGCATTGAGAAGCTGAAACAAACGATGCGCAGTCCCGCGGGTTTTTTGCTGCTGCTTGTGTTTCTGTTAAGTTTCGGCTTGGCCAACTTCCAATCGATTTTTGGGTATTATTCATGGGAGCGATATGGTTACGGCCCGAAAGAAGTGGGGCTGATTATGCTTATTATCGGCTTGATCGGCACGCTCGTTCAAGGGGCAGGCGTCGGTAGGATCACGAAGAAATTCGGGGATCAGCGCACTGTGCTGGGATCCTTGCTCCTTAGCGCAGTTGGGTTTATCCTGATGACACTGGCGAACAGCTTTGCGGGCGTGCTTGTCACAACAGGTATATTCTTTATCGGAAATTCATTGCTGCGCCCTTCCGTGAATTCATTGCTTTCAAAACAAGCCGGACCGCAGCAAGGGTATATCATGGGGCTGAATAATTCATTTTTAAGCTTGGGTAATGTAGCAGGCCCGTTAGCAGCAGGAGGGTTATTTGAATGGAATCTTCATCTGCCGTACATGTTCGGGGCGGCCATCATGCTTTTCGGATTCTCGCTTACTTACCGCTGGGCGAAACAGCATAGCCAGGAGGCCGTGCACTAA